A single genomic interval of Tursiops truncatus isolate mTurTru1 chromosome 1, mTurTru1.mat.Y, whole genome shotgun sequence harbors:
- the MTARC1 gene encoding mitochondrial amidoxime-reducing component 1 isoform X4 yields MGAAGSSALARLGLPAPQPRPRWLGVAALGLAAVALGAVAWRRARPRRRRRLQQVGTVAELWIYPVKSCKGVSVKAAECTALGLRSGHLRDRFWLVINKEGNMVTARQEPRLVLISLTCEGDTLTLSAAYTKDLRLPIKTPTTNAVHKCRVQGLEIEGRDCGEAAAHWITNFLKTQPYRLVHFEPHMQPRNSHQIEDPFRPTDQIPYSDASPFLILSEASLADLNSRLEKKVKATNFRPNIIISGCGVYAEDSWNELLIGDVELKRVMACSRCILTTVDPDTGVMSRKEPLETLKRRP; encoded by the exons ATGGGCGCCGCCGGCTCTTCCGCGCTGGCCCGCCTGGGCCTCCCCGCGCCGCAGCCCCGGCCCCGCTGGCTCGGGGTCGCCGCGCTGGGACTGGCCGCGGTGGCGCTGGGGGCCGTGGCCTGGCGCCGCGCGCGGCCCAGGCGGCGCCGGCGGCTGCAGCAGGTGGGCACCGTGGCAGAGCTCTGGATCTACCCCGTCAAGTCCTGCAAGGGGGTGTCGGTGAAGGCGGCGGAGTGCACGGCCCTGGGGCTGCGCAGCGGTCACCTGCGGGACAG GTTTTGGCTTGTAATCAACAAGGAGGGGAATATGGTTACTGCTCGACAGGAACCCCGCCTGGTCCTGATTTCCCTGACCTGTGAGGGTGACACCCTGACCCTCAGTGCAGCCTACACGAAGGACCTGCGGCTGCCCATCAAGACACCCACCACAAATGCAGTGCACAAGTGCAG AGTGCAGGGCCTGGAGATCGAGGGCAGGGACTGCGGTGAGGCCGCGGCCCATTGGATAACAAACTTCCTGAAGACGCAGCCGTACCGCCTGGTGCACTTTGAACCTCACATGCAACCGAGAAATTCTCACCAGATCGAAGACCCGTTTCGACCAACAGACCAG ATCCCGTACTCAGACGCCAGCCCCTTCCTGATCCTTTCTGAGGCATCGTTGGCAGACCTCAACTCCAGGCTAGAGAAGAAAGTTAAGGCAACTAACTTCCGGCCCAATATCATAATTTCAGGGTGTGGTGTCTATGCAGAG GACTCATGGAATGAGCTTCTTATTGGTGATGTGGAACTGAAAAGGGTGATGGCTTGCTCCAG gtgCATTTTAACCACGGTGGACCCGGACACGGGTGTCATGAGCAGGAAGGAGCCTCTGGAGACCCTGAAGAG